TTATAGCACCAGGGAGCACATCTACACACCATCATCCCCGCTTAGGGGTCCTCAGCTTTAAACATAAGGTGCAAAGTGCCGCACTATCGCTCCTCACACGTCGCAACGGccccagcctcagccccagcACAGAAAACCCCGACACTTCATCTTCCCAGCGCCTCGGGAAGGAGATTTATAGCAGAGAGCACTCACCCTAAATAATGCACCGACATTTGCATTCCCTGGCTGTACTACAAGTGCGTGGCCGCTAGCAGAGTGCTTTCCTTCACACAGACTTTAAATCTTAAGGAAGGACTTACGGCCAAGCAGACTCATGGCAATGACCTCCcttgctgtggggagaggaggaggaggaaggaggagaaggaggaagggctgcaaaacctgcaGCTTAGTGGGACCGGGTGGGCTGAGCAGCATCAGGTGTGGGGTGGGAGCAATCGTGCCCCAGCTGCGGCTGATCTGGTTGAGCGTGGCCGTAGCTCGCTGTGCTGGGGGGTTTGGGTCTGGATCCTTTATGATTGGGATCTGCTGCTTTTTGGCATGGCTGCTCTAACCCTTCTTTCTCCGTCTCCCCCTTTTTGCCCCTTTGGGGGATGTTTCTTGGGCCGGCTCCGACCCTGCCCCGACTGAGCTGCACAGTCCTTGGCTCCAGCTCCGTGCGGATGCCCCATTAAAGAGATGGTTGAAGGGCTGTTAttacccccccacctcccctccgccccctcccctgGGGATGGAAGTGTCCCAGCAGCGAACCTGGAGCCCCACCAGCGCTGGTTGGGGTGGCCCTGGGCATGGGAGACCCTCTCACAACCACTGGTGGGGTCTACACCTTCCCTGGGGCATCTTTCCCACACGCAGCCTACAGCAGTGGTTTCCCCCCAACCCATTTTCCACATTTTGTCCATTTTTGGCCCAAACTGTCCCATAGCTGTGTGCCAGCCTAGAGGTCCCTTGGTGGTGTGGAGGTAATTGCAATTAGCCCAAGGGACACTCTGTGGTCAGTCCTGGTCAGCCCGGATGGTCAGCACTGGGGACAACCCCACTATTTTCTTTTGCTGGTGTTTTTGGTGAAATCCCCCTTCTCTTGGTCAGAatctcctcctgcagcaggcaCCTCCTGAGGTGGGGATACGCCAGTGGGTGATGATAAGGGCTGGATCTTTAATCTATAGTTTATAAAGCCGGTTCCTGGGCAGGATAAGATACCGTCCAGCGTCGCCCTTCACAAGCTGCACGGGGTGAGATCTCCAATGCTTCGAGGGTGGTTTAACTTCACGGCTCTGCAGGCGAGTGGGGTCAACGCAGGGATccagggtggatttttttttttttttgctttatttttaaatttttggtttTAACCCAGATCCATTCCTGCCCTGTTTTTCCCAGCACGCTGCCAGGACAGTGTGGGAGTGAGAGCATCCACAGCATCCATCCACTGAAAAGGATGGATGTTAAAATCCCACAAACACTCTTGAAACCATGTCCACAGGCAGAGTTGCAGATGAGGGATGTGCAGATGATGCACTCCCCAGAGAAAGCATAGGTCTTCTTACCCCACCAGACTAATTAATAAAGCAgctttgcattttgaaataatCCCTACATGGCTCAGAAATTCTCCCTTTGAGGATGCTGCTGAGTTGGGCAGGAGgatgctgggggaggaggaggatgctggaaTGGGTGCGTGGTCCAGGTAGGAGATGTTGCAGGCAGGTTCCCCTCTCGTTCCCCATCATTTGCCACGTTGGGTTGCAGCCGCTTCCCGAGGTCGGGCTGAGTGTCAGCCAGAAAATGAAGggtaaaaattaatacaaaagcCCCCAGCCCTGAAGCAGCTCCTGGTACAGCTCCTCACGGTGTTTCAGGCTCCAATTTCTTGTTGCCGGTTTCTGAAGTGTGGCCCAGGGCCTGGCATtagctctggctgcagctggtTAAGCCcaaatgaaaagttattttcagCTAAAAACAACCTCCTGGCACGTCCCCTGGGATGCTGCTTCAGGGCAGACCCCGCCGgtgactttttgttgttgctgtttattGCATTGAACTAGTGCCTAAATAATTTTGAGATTAAGCATCCAAATAAATAGCTGAGCTGTGGGTTGGTATCGCTCCCAGCGAGACCTCAGCGATGCTACTGCCTCCCAAACCGCAGCCGTTGGCCCCATCTCTGCTTCCCTGCAAAGGGGGATGCTGGTACCCAACTTCTTGGGGACAGTTTGCATCAGAAACAGAGACAGCCTTTTCTtgtaaagcaggaaaaagaaaaaacaagacaaaaaaacacTGCAGGGGTGTAAGGGGAGCTTAGGGGCTGCTTTTTGGGAAAAGGGTGGTtcagcagccccacagctgggggGGTCTCGCATGGGGCAGGCTGGGACCAGGCAGAGCAGCATGGGGGAAGGTGGAGATGGGGTCAGATCTACTCTGGGCAATAGGGCACAAAGCTGCTATCACTCCTGTTTGAAAggcaaaatagaaattaaaatgaaaaaaataatactaaaaattgaaacaaaacatgCCGAGTTTCCAAAGggacgtgaaaaaaaaaaatattgtggaaaCCCTGACTTTTCTAAAATGAGTGCAGAGCGGTTTTGTTTCTTGCAGGCTTTAACTACCATTTCCCAGCTCCAGTGCCAAGTGCCACTGGTAATGCAGGGTGATGTGGAAGGCGATGAAAGCCAGGAGAGAGAGACAACAGCATCGCCAGCACAACCCTCCCCGGCTCCTGCagccctgtcccctgtccccaaccccatgggGTGACAAAAATGGGTGATAAAAGCCCTTGGCTGGGGACAGttcccctctgcccagccccagccctgggccagGGAGATGTCAGTCTCTGAGCTGCTAGGAGTGCTTGTGCTGGGAATATATTTTTGCCAGAAAACGCAGTTTCCAAGCCATTCTGCAGGGAGATTTTGTTCTGGAGAAGGATGTCGTCCCTTAAGTTTGCAAGGTCCAAGGCTCCATGCTCAGTTCAGAccagagagagggagaagcagagacaggaataaaaaaacccaaaccatttcatACAGATAAAACATATTTCAGCCATTTACATGCACCATGGTGGTTTCTGGTCTTGGGAAGGCAAAAGGCAGAGATCCCATCTAAGCTGCAACATTGCATTTTGAAGCCTCCTGAGTTGCCGGAGGGCAGAGCAGTCCTCACCCCTTCGCTCCTTCAACAGCCCCTGGCATCCCGgggctcctcctgccccagaactggggggagtgggatgAGCTGGGATGGGCCCCCAGCACCGGCAGACACAGCTGCTGCGGATGGACGAGGTGTTTCTGGCCGGAGAACAGGAACAGGGCAGCGATCAGAGCATAAAGGGCACCATTTAATTCTGGATTGATGAGGAGGGCAGGATCAGGCATGGACCTTGGGTACCTGGGCAAGATGCTGGTGCCAGACGCTTAGAAAAGAcaatgctgctgcaaaaaaatccTTCTCCGCTTTTTGGTAGGTGACATCTCCCCGGAGATGGGGGAAAAGAAGCaggcaaagagcaaaaaaatgctttggaaagatGCAGCCATCTGCCCAAGTAGTACCCTGCCATGGGGATGCTCCCACCTCGGTGTCCTTGGCAGCCACCCGAGGCTCAGCACCCGCTGGCAGTGGGTGCccaaccacccccaccacccccggcTCCTGGGCCTCTGCCAGAGCCAGAGATGGACTCGGTCttaaaaaagggcattttttggggggggtagaAGGACCGGGTCAAACCCCAGCATTGTGCCTCCCAGGGTCAAGGGAGGACACCCTGGCGGGGGTTTGTCCCAGCATTCGCATGAGCTGGTGGCACAGTTGGGACACTGCAGCCCCTGCCTTAAAAATACAAAGGTGAAGGATATTCCTCCAGTTCCTATTTATTTTAACCAGGCCCCACCATTGCTGCCCCATGGCCATGCCATGGCTGGTGGGACCTGACAGCTCCTCACCCCCTGTCCCCACCCCCACGTGGGCTTCACCCACGGGGGACATCGGAGGGACACCACAGCCACATGCCAGGGGGAATCAACAGGAATCGGGGCTGAGCACCAAAGCAGTGACCAGCCCACACCTTCCCCAGGGGCAAACACGGCAAAGGCCCTGGGAAAGGATCGGGAAAGAAACGATGGAGCAACCATTGCTTGTTTGCAAAAAAACAGGCAGCTGatgcttcccttctccaggctgctgAGCTTGGAGCCGTCTCCTGAGATGGGATGCGAGCTGCATCCCGCAGCGCAGCCTCACCCAACAGAGTGAATCCTGCTTCTctacttcattttttgttttatccACATTTTCCTACTGCATTTTTCTGCTATGATGAGaggttttttgagggttttgtttctgtgctaCCTTCTCTCCGGGGATCACACCACCCCAGTGCCAAGACTGCCTCTCTGGCCTCATCCCAACGCAGCTCCTGTTCTGCATCCAAAGGGCACCAAATAACACGACGGCACCCAATAGAGCCCGGCAAAACTAGCACCAACACTCACCCCTACCTCTCTGCCCCATCGCATCCTTCCTCCCACTACCCGCATCCTTCATCCCACCAGAAAACAGCACAAATAAGCCCCGACCTGTAGACGGGCTTTGGGAACCGCCGCACCCCAGCGACTCTGTTTTAATTTCACAGCTGCCTGGATGGCAGGAGGGTGGGCAGCAGCATCtcgctccctgcctgcagctctcctggGCACCTTTTACATCCctactctgcaaaaaaaaaaaagccccaaaccttgAGCTCATCACCTTATCCTGCAAATATTCAGTAGCTGTAAAGCATCCTTACTCTCTCCAGCTGAGCGTCTTGCAGGGAAGACAACGAGGCGAGGCGGGACCGCATGGCATCAAGATAATATTTAATAGCCCTGTTGGGCTTACGTGCTCTGGTCAAGCAAATTTTCTGGTGGGTTGAGAGTGGGCAAGGGGacaccaaccccccaaaacatccccccaccccaaccccgcTGAAATAAAGTGCTGTGGGGGCTGGTGGGGTTTCGCCCACACTGTGTCCCCATCCCGCTGTTTGTGTTGGGTCTCAAAGCGAGGGctcctctggaaaagccaccgGGAGAAGGGCTTGTAAGGCCAAAGGCATCCACTGGGAAGCTGTCAAGAGGCAGCTAGGAGAGGACATCTCGCCCACCCCAGGCGAGTCCTCCCCCAGGAGCAGCGGGTCAGGACCTCCCCCTTGGCATCCGCTTAAAAGCACTGAACCTGAACACCTCCTGGACACGGGGGTTTGGGgttgctggtgggtgctgggggccaGGATGAGGGACTGCGACGTCACGGTCCCCGAGGGCACTGGGGGTGTCAGACCCGCACGCCTCGCTCCATCCCCACCACCCAGGAGCTGGGTCGGAGCTCGCCCCGGCTCGGGGGCTCACTGGGCTCCAGCAGCCGGTCCGAGGACTCGCCAGTACTTTCCAGTTTGGCATAACCCACCAGGCTGACGTGGTCCAGCCGGGGCCAGCTCCGGTTCTTACGGTCCTTGATGGGGGCCACCAGCAGCATCCCCGGCTGGCCGAGGTCCAGGGACTTGGAGTGTCCCGGCGTGTGGAGCTGCGCATCGGGGCTGAGCTCTGCCGCCGCTGGCTCTGTGCCGGGGCAGCCGCCATCCATGTTGATGACGATGtggccaccgccaccaccaccaccaccaccacggtcCTGGCTGTGGGATGCGATGCTGCCAGAGAGCGGAGCCCGGGAGAGCCGTGGTGCTTCGGAGGGGGGCTCGGCAGGTCCCGCCTCGGCCCTCTCGCTGGCCCCCCGTGCCGCCGCGTCCAGCAAGCGGTTGTTGAGCTTGATGACGGGCAACGCCAAGGCCCCGACGGCCGAGGAGAGGAGGGActccgctccggtgcggcaggaGAGGCTGAGGTTGGCCTCGGCGGAGGTGCCGGAGCGGAGGCTGAGGAGGGATGCGGCGGGAGATGCTGCCGGGTGCTGGAGGAACTCGGCTGTGGTCTGGAGTCTGTTGGGGCCGTAGCAGTCGGACCACTTGCTGCaggggccggggcagggctggcaggagagaTCCACCTGGTAGCAGCCCTCCACGCACTCAGCGTTGGCCTTGGGGACGGGCTGGCCGTCCCCGCGCTGGCAGTGCCCGTCCTCGGGGCCGGTCCCCTCGGGGAGACCCGCCGCCATGGAGTAGAGCCCCTTCTGCATCAGCCTGCGGGTCTCCATGTCCCTGTTCTCGTACAGCATGGTGTTGGCGCAGATGAAGATGAAGAGCCCGATGCCCATGATGACGGGGCCGATCAGCTTGAGCTTCTCGCTGTGGGGCACGTGGCGCCCGGCGGCCACCTCCCTCCTCATGTCCCCCGCCATGCTGGCATTCCTGGCACCGGCCCCAGTGCCCCCGGGTCCCCGATGGGGCCAGTAGCCCACCACGGCAATGGTCATGCCCACCAGGACCACTGAGATGCCCACCATGACGAAGGCTCCCGATGGCGAGCGCATGCGGAGCTGCCCTTTCACCGGGACCTCCGGTGGTGACTTGCGCCGCAGCCTGCGTCCCCGGCGCCGTGGCGGAGCGGGGGGCACCGGTGGCTTAGTCGTCCCCACCTCTGGCTCCCGCATGGGTCCGTTGGTTTCAGCGCTCTCGGCAGTCATCGTCTCCGGCTCGGCCACTCTTCCtgcggggtggggaggagaaaaaggtgAAGAGGCATCACTGGGGGTCCGTGTGCCCGGGATGCTGGGAGCATGGGGATGCCATGAGAGTGGGGACCACAGGGACACTGGGAGCAGGAGGGTGCCGGCAGCATGGGAACCCTGGGAGCAGTGGGATGCCAGGAGCACGGGGGGCATAGGAACACCAGGAACACGGGGATGCCAGGAATACGGGGGGCATAGGAACACCAGGAACACGGGGATGCCAGGAATATGGGAAGCACGGGGATGCTGGGAGCATAGGGGACACCAAGCCCACAGGCTGCACCACGTCGGGGACCAGCAGCTTTGGTCTCCTCCCTCACCTGCCTACTTTCCTCTAgttacttctctctctctgctcgaGAGCAGTGGAAGGGCTACGAAGCTCCCTCCAACCGCGCTGCCAAAGCTTCAAAACTCATATCCCTAAACTGGGACAGGGCAGGGCCGTGAGGATAGCAGGAACCCCACTGCACCACATGCTGCACTGGCACAGAGACATCGCTGGCATCAGGGGCCCAAATGACCTGTCCTGGGTCAGCAAGTCCTGCTACACTTCCAAAGGGGTGCCACCAGCCAGCTCGGCTTGACAGCGGTGAGGGAGTGGGCCGTTTATTTGCccactggggaaactgaggcacggctgCACatgaaaacccaaagcaaagctCTGACAAAGCCGCACTGCACGGGGCCCTGCAAGCGACGCAGCTCCCCAGTTTGCTCTGCTCGCTATCCAAACACAACCTAAAAACCTAAACCAACACCCCATCATCCTCAAGCTGCTCATCAGACCGCAGGACCCACCAACTCAGCACCCACGCAGGATTTAAGCTGAAAGAGGCGTTTTTCCCAGTCTGCTGCTGTCTCCTGCTTCAGGGGGAAGCCGACCCCCGCAGTGCACCCACGGAGTCCTGCCCTCACACGCACCAAGATAAAGCTCCACATCCAGGGATTTATGGGGCCTTCCAGAGTGCACCATATTTCATTTTATCCAGTACCTTGTTTCCTAGATGAGCAAGAAGGTGTCGAAGTTGCTGCCAAAACCAGCCGGTGACCAGCCTGGCCGGGAAGCGTCAGCTGGGCTGGCACTGTTGTGCACAGGGTAAGCGGTGCCCCGCGATACAGGGAAGCTAAAACACGCCCTGACCACGTCCCAGACcgaaaacatctttaaaaaaaataaataacctcATGTTGACAGGAATCTGTGTCCTTGCAGCCCGGCTACTTGCTGCTGTGTGCCTGGCAATGGTTGGTAATGTGGGCTGTGGCTGTGCAGCCCGGGCAGGACGGCGCGTCCGTGCCCTCGCCGGCGTCTCCTGGCACTGCCGGTGCTGCTGGAGGCTGGCATGGGAACGCTGCCCGGGCTGTTCCCAAACGGGGCCCAGGGATGTGCCACCGGCGTGAGCGGGGAGCGCTGCAGGGTGGCCCCCAGCCAAGGGATGCTGCATCTTAAATTGCAAAAGGAAAGCATTCGGATAGCACGGCGGCATCGATATACAGCAATTAAAAGCCAGAGACTAAAACCATGGAGAAACACCCTGGTAGGAGGAGGGTGACCGCTCTAATTTTACTCCCCGAGATGAATGAAGCACTGAGAGCCAGCAACCAGCATCACCGACGGCAGAAAAATAAGATactaagttttttttttcccccagtcttaATCATCTTAAGGTGCTATTAGCATCAGAGGGAAGGAATTAAAGATATGAGTTTCAGGATGACAGCGTGTTCCTGGCACAAGGCTGTCAAGCTGTGACAATTTGAATAAGGgagatttaaaggaaaaaaataaagtcccaaacaaaacaacccaaacccacagCCCACTGCTGAGTGGGGTGTTAAACCTTTCTGTGAAACAAGCTGATAATCCTGCATTGCAAAGGGAGAAACACAATAAACTCAATGCAATGTTCACCCTGAATGgaaaaatgagtttttaaatattttggtattAAAGGGAAACAACTCAAACACATCCCAAagactctgggtttttttgcctccaaATGCCCTGATTTAGGTTATGTCCCAGCTTTCTCTAATTACCATCTTAGATTCAACCTCTCTTAATTTTATATCAAACCCTTTAAATGCCTTGCTGGCTACTCAGGGATTAAAAAAGTAAGCCCCCCCCCCTAAACCGCAAGAGCGGAGCAAAGGCTCTTTGTTACCGGCTGAGGGGGAGAAATGTCAACCCCCTCAGGGCTCATGGCCCCCAAAAATCACGCTGAACACACACACCAGCCACTTCTGACTTTTGGCCCAGAGCCTCAGTTGTTCCTCTTTAAACCCAATTCTGCCATTATCCCCTTTAGCCCACCTGAGCCCCCCCGGAGCCAAAGCCAGCGCCCGTGGGGACCACGAGCATCCCCCCGGGGTCCCACCGAGGGCGTTGGGTTGGGTCCAGGTGATGTTCCCCTCGGCCGTGCTGGGCTGCTGTTCCCACGCTTTTGTGCCAGATACAACCCGGTGTAAAACCGTGGGAGCTGGGATGTTTAAAAATGGGTGCAGCAGGACAAGAGGGTGCCCATCCACCCCACATCCATGGGGTCCAGACCCcattctcccctcttctccctttccccagggAACAGGGATGGAGATACAGGGCAGGAGGGACAGGCAGATGCCAGCAATCTGCCTCCAGGCAGAGAATCCTCTtcgcctcctccccagccccctgccactATTCCTGCCCCGAGCCCCTCTCCCCTTATCTCCCCGCCGCCCGATAGCTGCCTGCTTTCTGAAGTTGGAGCATTTAattgctcattgccggggctggttGTTCCCAGAGTTcaaaaccattatttttattaatagaatCCCCAAGGTTAtataagctctttaaaaaaaatatataaaaaaaaataaaaaaataaaacccagcattGCCATCCAATTCTGCAACTCGCAGACGCCGACACTCACGCGAATGGATTAATTCAACGTTGGAGCAGCGGCACTAGACACAGCTCAGCTGGAGGGCAGGGCCAGGGGTCCCGGGGATgctgccggggcaggggggacagCCCGGTCCCTTGGCAGGGACAGGCGGTGGCCCAGAGCTCCCGGCCACCTCCCTCCAGCCTGGAGGCAGCCGTGGTTCACGGGGACCCGACGCCTCCAGTTTTGAGGTTTTGATTCCCGGTGGGGAGGAATGACAGTATAGAAATGTAAATGCCGTTAGTGTTATCGAGCGAGATGagggctgctctgctgccaggTTCGGAGTTAAGCTTCCAATCCCTGCAATAAGCCTGGcattaaaataaacccaaatatttcTCTAATCCCCCCCATCATGAAGGCATATTGCTGgctccacccccccccaatcCTCTCCCGCCGCCTTCGCAGACAGACGCTCCTAAAATTTGACACTAAATCCCAACGCATCCGACAACAGCAGAGCTGGACTGGGCGTAAAGCGGAATTCGGGAAGGGTCCCTCTTGCAGGTGGGTCCCTGCATCCCTTGAGTGCCCCGGGGATGCTCTGCCCCTGCCATGATCGTGCTGCCAGCTCGAATTTGCAGCGTGCCACAGGCTATCAAAAAGCAGATTTGGCCTCAAAATTTCCCTCCGGCCGAGGGATGAGGGGCTGCGCCGGTGCCGGGCAACGCCACCCCAGTGCTGTGCCACAGGAGATGCCAGCCAGCGGCCAGCCAGCTTGGTGATGTGCTGGAGAGCTGCAAAAATAGCGAGTGGAAAAGGGCCAAGTGCAGGCAGCGCTGAGGGCAGCTGCCTTCCCCTTGCAGGTTTCGCCCCCTTGCCAGTTCTCTTTCCAGGAGTGCACTTGGCCCACACCTGGAAAGGGCTTCGGTGCGGGACAGACTCCACCACGCCAGCAGGGATTTAAAACCCGGCACCTCCCCAGGGAGAGTGTTTCCATCGCTCTCCTGCCCCGCTCCAGGCTGCGTTGCCCATCCTCGGGGCATGATCCCATCCTGCACCCAGGATCCCATCCTGGGGTTCTTCTGCAGGTCACATCTGCAGAGCATCACCCCGGGGGAGGTGGTACCGGGAGCAGCCTAGGCTGTAATGAACACTCAAGAAGTGCCTGACAAATAGAGAgcacctccttttctttccctgaaagtgACTTTAAAGCCATTCTCCTGATTTTGGGAATAAACTGGGTTTGAAATTTGTTGCCAAATCAGCCAGCAAAGCCCGCAGCGTGTTTAAAGGCCGCGGTGATGGGTGAGACACCCAAAGCGCCGAGGCACAGCGCAGCCCCCTCCGCCCCGTCCAAGCCCCCAAGGGAGCCCGTGACGCCAAAGCCCGTGGTGGCTGAGCTCCCCCAAGTCCCCCCTCCGCAGGGAAGGGGGACTCAGGCAGCCAAGACCTTACAGGTACGAGGACGCGCCGAGCTGTGCTGTGAGAGCCCTTCCTTGGCTTCCCCACCCACCGGGAAAGGGTACGGGGAATGGTAATGACAGTCTGCGCCGAGATGTGATGCTTAAAAATAACTCCCTTTCAGCCTAACCTCCAACGCCGCCCCCGgcgcggggcagggaggggatcGCAAGGAGCAGCATCCAGGCACCGGCTCCCCTCTCCCTATCTCACCTCCCATCCCGGCTGGAAGAGAAGCAAAGCCAGCGGAGGATCAGCATCGGTCCTGGTGCGTGGTGCATCCAGCATCTTGGATGCTTGGGGTGGTTTGAGGCCCCACGTCCTCGCCTGCGTGGTGCCGCCTCCTTTCCTATTTTATTCGGTCCACTTCAAATTTTCCCCCTTGGCTACACATTAAAGTTGTTCAGagagaggaaacaaaataaaaagccaacGGGTATCTTTCTGGGTCTCTCCcagcagaagaaaatgctgtcgccatcccagcacccaccagcagctCCCACTCGGAAGCTGCAAAGCCTCCTCTGGGCTCGGTCCCGAGGGGTAAAACCACCCTGCCGTGACCCCAGCACATG
The DNA window shown above is from Accipiter gentilis chromosome 17, bAccGen1.1, whole genome shotgun sequence and carries:
- the TMEM200B gene encoding transmembrane protein 200B isoform X1 gives rise to the protein MLLLAIPSLPRAGGGVGGRVAEPETMTAESAETNGPMREPEVGTTKPPVPPAPPRRRGRRLRRKSPPEVPVKGQLRMRSPSGAFVMVGISVVLVGMTIAVVGYWPHRGPGGTGAGARNASMAGDMRREVAAGRHVPHSEKLKLIGPVIMGIGLFIFICANTMLYENRDMETRRLMQKGLYSMAAGLPEGTGPEDGHCQRGDGQPVPKANAECVEGCYQVDLSCQPCPGPCSKWSDCYGPNRLQTTAEFLQHPAASPAASLLSLRSGTSAEANLSLSCRTGAESLLSSAVGALALPVIKLNNRLLDAAARGASERAEAGPAEPPSEAPRLSRAPLSGSIASHSQDRGGGGGGGGGHIVINMDGGCPGTEPAAAELSPDAQLHTPGHSKSLDLGQPGMLLVAPIKDRKNRSWPRLDHVSLVGYAKLESTGESSDRLLEPSEPPSRGELRPSSWVVGMERGVRV
- the TMEM200B gene encoding transmembrane protein 200B isoform X2 → MTAESAETNGPMREPEVGTTKPPVPPAPPRRRGRRLRRKSPPEVPVKGQLRMRSPSGAFVMVGISVVLVGMTIAVVGYWPHRGPGGTGAGARNASMAGDMRREVAAGRHVPHSEKLKLIGPVIMGIGLFIFICANTMLYENRDMETRRLMQKGLYSMAAGLPEGTGPEDGHCQRGDGQPVPKANAECVEGCYQVDLSCQPCPGPCSKWSDCYGPNRLQTTAEFLQHPAASPAASLLSLRSGTSAEANLSLSCRTGAESLLSSAVGALALPVIKLNNRLLDAAARGASERAEAGPAEPPSEAPRLSRAPLSGSIASHSQDRGGGGGGGGGHIVINMDGGCPGTEPAAAELSPDAQLHTPGHSKSLDLGQPGMLLVAPIKDRKNRSWPRLDHVSLVGYAKLESTGESSDRLLEPSEPPSRGELRPSSWVVGMERGVRV